A stretch of the Bacteroidota bacterium genome encodes the following:
- the secY gene encoding preprotein translocase subunit SecY: protein MKNFINTLKNIWKIEELRSRILMTLGLILVYRLGSYVVLPGVDAKALSDASKTSNEGIIGLINIFANGAFSRASVFGLGIMPYISASIVVQLLGMALPYFRKLQMSGESGRKKINQITRFLTVGITLMQAPGYIATQITNKAGVVADAGFGWMAQSILILVTGTMFVMWLGEKITDKGIGNGISLIIMIGIIARLPESFLQEFANRLGGEGGGGGLIMLLIEIVLLLLIIVGSIMLVQGTRKIPVQYAKKIVGSKQYGGTRQYIPLKVNAAGVMPIIFAQAIMFIPITVISYTQSESLTGVLGALSNHNGFWYNLVFALLIIVFTYFYTAITVNPNQMAEDMKRNGGFVPGVVPGKKTAEFIDAVMSRITLPGSILLAFVAILPAFAYLLNVDAGFAQFFGGTSLLILVGVVLDTLQQIESHLLMRHYDGLMKNGRIKGRSSMSMTTA, encoded by the coding sequence ATGAAAAACTTTATAAATACATTAAAAAACATTTGGAAAATCGAAGAGCTGAGAAGTCGTATTCTTATGACGCTCGGACTTATTTTGGTTTACCGTTTGGGTTCATATGTCGTTCTTCCTGGAGTAGACGCGAAAGCACTTTCTGATGCAAGTAAGACATCTAACGAAGGAATAATCGGCTTGATTAATATTTTTGCAAATGGTGCCTTCTCTCGTGCTTCTGTTTTTGGTTTAGGAATCATGCCTTATATCTCTGCATCCATTGTAGTGCAGTTGTTAGGTATGGCTTTACCTTATTTCCGTAAGCTTCAAATGTCAGGTGAAAGCGGCCGTAAAAAAATAAATCAAATTACTCGTTTTTTAACTGTAGGTATTACATTGATGCAAGCCCCTGGTTACATTGCTACCCAAATTACAAATAAAGCAGGTGTTGTTGCTGATGCAGGTTTTGGTTGGATGGCACAATCTATTTTGATTTTGGTTACAGGTACTATGTTTGTAATGTGGTTGGGTGAAAAAATTACCGATAAAGGTATTGGTAATGGAATTTCGTTAATCATTATGATTGGTATCATTGCTCGTTTGCCTGAGTCTTTCTTACAAGAATTTGCTAACCGCTTAGGTGGCGAAGGTGGAGGCGGTGGATTAATTATGTTATTAATCGAAATCGTTCTTTTATTATTAATCATTGTTGGATCAATTATGTTGGTTCAAGGTACCCGCAAAATTCCTGTGCAATACGCGAAGAAAATTGTTGGTAGCAAACAATACGGTGGCACTCGCCAATACATTCCTTTGAAAGTGAATGCAGCTGGTGTAATGCCAATCATTTTTGCTCAAGCAATTATGTTTATTCCGATTACAGTTATTTCTTATACTCAATCTGAATCATTAACAGGTGTATTAGGCGCATTGTCAAACCACAATGGTTTTTGGTATAATTTAGTATTTGCGCTATTGATTATTGTTTTTACATATTTTTATACCGCTATTACTGTAAATCCAAACCAAATGGCAGAGGATATGAAACGTAATGGTGGTTTTGTTCCAGGGGTTGTACCGGGTAAAAAAACAGCTGAATTCATTGATGCGGTAATGTCCAGAATTACATTGCCTGGTTCTATTTTGTTAGCATTTGTAGCAATTTTACCTGCTTTTGCATACTTATTGAATGTTGACGCTGGATTTGCTCAATTTTTTGGAGGAACATCATTGTTGATTTTGGTGGGTGTTGTTTTAGATACATTACAACAAATTGAAAGTCATTTGTTAATGCGTCATTATGATGGATTAATGAAGAATGGAAGAATAAAAGGTCGCTCTTCAATGAGTATGACTACAGCTTAA
- the rplO gene encoding 50S ribosomal protein L15 — protein MNLSKLTPAEGSVKNAKKRLGRGQGSGKGVTSTKGHKGAQSRSGYSAKRGFEGGQMPLQRRVPKFGFKNINRVEYRGINLDVIQGLVDNNKVATIDLAFLISKGLAHKNDKVKVLGRGELKSKVDVSVHAFSASAKSAIEAKGGSAVSVEKA, from the coding sequence ATGAACTTAAGTAAATTAACACCAGCAGAAGGTTCTGTAAAAAATGCTAAAAAGCGTTTAGGTAGAGGTCAAGGATCAGGAAAAGGCGTAACATCAACAAAAGGTCACAAAGGTGCTCAGTCACGTTCCGGATACTCTGCGAAAAGAGGTTTTGAAGGTGGTCAAATGCCATTACAAAGACGTGTTCCGAAATTCGGATTTAAAAATATTAACCGTGTTGAATATCGTGGAATTAACTTAGATGTTATTCAAGGCTTAGTAGATAACAACAAAGTTGCTACAATCGATTTAGCATTTTTGATATCAAAAGGATTGGCTCACAAAAACGACAAAGTGAAAGTGCTTGGTCGTGGTGAACTAAAATCTAAAGTAGATGTTTCTGTGCATGCATTTTCTGCATCTGCAAAATCTGCAATTGAAGCAAAAGGCGGATCAGCTGTTTCAGTTGAAAAAGCTTAA
- the rpmD gene encoding 50S ribosomal protein L30, translating into MATIKIKQVKSGIGQTVRQKRTLRALGFIKMHQTIEKEATPQVMGMVNKVAHLITVIK; encoded by the coding sequence ATGGCAACAATTAAAATTAAACAAGTAAAAAGCGGAATCGGACAAACAGTTCGTCAAAAACGTACTTTGCGCGCTTTAGGCTTTATCAAAATGCACCAAACAATTGAGAAGGAAGCAACTCCTCAAGTAATGGGAATGGTAAACAAAGTAGCTCATTTGATAACCGTAATTAAGTAA
- the rpsE gene encoding 30S ribosomal protein S5 — MSNANLKRVKSSDIELKDKLVRIQRVTKVTKGGRNFTFSAIVVVGNEKGIVGYGLGKAKEVTDAITKGIDDAKKNLIKVAIVKGTVPHEQLGKFSGSLVFLKPAAHGTGVIAGGAMRAVLESVGVTDVLAKSKGSSNPHNVVKATMDALMKMRDAATVAQTRGISMEKVFNG; from the coding sequence ATGTCAAACGCAAACCTTAAACGAGTAAAATCAAGTGATATCGAACTAAAAGATAAACTTGTTCGTATCCAACGTGTAACGAAAGTTACTAAAGGAGGTAGAAACTTCACCTTTTCAGCTATCGTTGTAGTTGGAAACGAAAAAGGGATTGTTGGTTATGGTTTAGGAAAAGCAAAAGAGGTTACGGATGCTATTACTAAAGGAATTGATGATGCTAAAAAGAATCTGATTAAAGTTGCTATTGTTAAAGGAACTGTTCCTCACGAACAATTGGGCAAATTCAGTGGATCTTTGGTTTTCTTAAAACCAGCAGCTCATGGTACCGGTGTTATTGCAGGTGGTGCGATGCGTGCAGTTTTAGAAAGCGTTGGTGTTACAGACGTATTGGCAAAATCTAAAGGTTCTTCAAACCCTCATAACGTTGTGAAAGCAACAATGGATGCGTTGATGAAAATGCGTGATGCTGCAACTGTAGCGCAAACACGTGGTATCTCAATGGAAAAAGTATTTAACGGATAA
- a CDS encoding 50S ribosomal protein L18, which produces MANTKDFRRNRIKQRIRKVVNGDAQSPRLSVFRSNKGIYVQLIDDVAEKTLVAASSTDKGIADAKGNKIDQAKLVGKAIAEKAIKAGISSVRFDRNGYLYHGRVKSLAEGAREAGLKF; this is translated from the coding sequence ATGGCTAATACAAAAGATTTCAGAAGAAACAGAATTAAACAACGTATCCGTAAAGTAGTTAACGGAGACGCTCAAAGCCCACGCTTGTCTGTTTTCAGAAGTAACAAAGGTATCTACGTTCAATTGATTGATGATGTTGCTGAAAAAACATTGGTAGCAGCATCTTCAACTGACAAAGGAATCGCTGATGCAAAAGGAAATAAAATTGACCAAGCGAAATTGGTTGGTAAAGCAATCGCTGAAAAAGCAATTAAAGCAGGAATTTCATCTGTTCGTTTTGATAGAAATGGTTATTTGTATCATGGACGTGTGAAATCATTAGCAGAAGGTGCTCGTGAAGCTGGTTTAAAATTCTAA
- the rplF gene encoding 50S ribosomal protein L6, which translates to MSRIGKLPITLPKGVEFNVSDKNVATVKGPKGTLTQAMDSAITVSNTDGVLTVIRATEQKRHKAMHGLYRALLASMIKGVSEGYKTEQELVGVGYRAANKGQMLELTLGFSHNVAFELPAEVKVTTATEKGSNPKIILESADKQLLGAVAAKIRSLRKPEPYKGKGIKFTGEILRRKAGKSAGK; encoded by the coding sequence ATGTCAAGAATAGGTAAATTACCAATCACACTTCCGAAAGGAGTTGAGTTCAATGTTTCTGATAAGAATGTTGCAACTGTTAAAGGGCCAAAGGGAACTTTAACGCAAGCTATGGATTCAGCAATTACTGTTTCAAACACAGATGGTGTTTTAACTGTAATTCGTGCTACTGAGCAAAAACGTCACAAAGCAATGCACGGTTTGTACCGCGCATTATTGGCTTCAATGATAAAAGGTGTTAGTGAAGGATATAAAACAGAACAAGAACTTGTTGGTGTTGGTTATCGTGCAGCTAATAAAGGACAAATGTTAGAATTAACCTTGGGTTTCTCTCATAACGTTGCTTTCGAGTTACCGGCAGAAGTTAAAGTTACTACGGCAACTGAAAAGGGTTCGAATCCAAAAATTATTTTGGAATCAGCAGATAAGCAATTGTTAGGAGCTGTTGCTGCTAAAATCCGTTCATTGCGTAAACCTGAGCCTTACAAAGGTAAAGGTATTAAATTTACAGGTGAGATCTTAAGAAGAAAAGCCGGTAAATCTGCAGGTAAATAA
- the rpsH gene encoding 30S ribosomal protein S8 yields the protein MTDTIADYLTRVRNAIKANHRIVEIPSSNLKKEITKILFEKGYILSYKFEDTTAQGTIKIALKYHPVNKQSAIKNLERVSSPGLRKYAGSTELPRVLNGLGIAIISTSKGVMTDKEAKTQKVGGEVLCYVY from the coding sequence ATGACAGATACAATTGCAGATTACCTCACAAGAGTGAGAAATGCTATCAAAGCAAACCACAGAATCGTAGAGATTCCTTCTTCTAACCTAAAAAAAGAGATCACAAAGATCCTTTTTGAAAAAGGCTACATCCTTAGCTACAAATTTGAAGATACAACCGCTCAAGGCACTATTAAAATTGCTTTGAAATACCACCCTGTTAACAAACAGTCGGCTATCAAAAATCTTGAAAGAGTGAGTTCCCCGGGTTTAAGAAAATATGCCGGTTCAACAGAATTACCTCGCGTTTTAAACGGGTTAGGTATCGCTATTATTTCTACTTCTAAAGGTGTAATGACTGATAAAGAAGCGAAAACACAAAAAGTAGGTGGCGAAGTATTGTGCTATGTTTATTAA
- the rpsN gene encoding 30S ribosomal protein S14 has translation MAKESMKAREVKRKRLADLYAERRAALKAAGDSVGLQKLPRASSPTRQRNRCKLTGRPRGYMRQFGISRNQFREMVLDGLIPGLTKSSW, from the coding sequence ATGGCAAAAGAATCAATGAAAGCAAGAGAAGTTAAACGTAAGAGACTTGCTGATCTATACGCTGAAAGAAGAGCTGCTTTAAAAGCTGCAGGTGATTCAGTTGGATTACAAAAATTACCAAGAGCTTCATCACCAACTCGTCAACGTAACCGTTGTAAATTAACTGGTCGTCCGAGAGGGTATATGCGTCAATTCGGTATTTCACGTAATCAGTTCCGTGAAATGGTGCTTGACGGTTTGATTCCTGGATTGACCAAATCAAGCTGGTAA
- the rplE gene encoding 50S ribosomal protein L5: MAYSPRLKDKYKADVVPALQKKYGYSSSMQVPKLQKICLNQGVGDAVSDKKLIEGAIKEMTTISGQKAVSTISKKDISNFKLRKGVPIGVRVTLRGDTMYEFLDRLISVALPRIRDFRGINDKGFDGSGNYTLGVTEQIIFPEIDIDKVSKIMGMDITFVTSATSDGEALALLSEFGLPFKNQKK, translated from the coding sequence ATGGCTTATTCACCACGTTTAAAAGACAAATATAAAGCGGACGTAGTTCCAGCTTTACAAAAAAAGTACGGTTACAGCAGTTCTATGCAAGTGCCTAAACTTCAAAAAATATGCCTTAATCAAGGTGTTGGAGACGCTGTTTCTGATAAAAAGTTGATTGAAGGTGCTATTAAGGAAATGACAACGATCAGCGGACAAAAAGCTGTGTCTACCATTTCTAAGAAAGATATCTCTAACTTTAAACTTCGTAAAGGTGTTCCTATTGGAGTGAGAGTAACGCTTCGTGGCGATACAATGTATGAGTTTTTAGACAGATTAATTTCTGTTGCTCTTCCACGTATCCGTGACTTCAGAGGAATCAACGATAAAGGGTTTGATGGAAGTGGTAACTATACATTAGGAGTTACTGAACAAATCATTTTTCCGGAAATTGATATTGATAAAGTTAGCAAAATCATGGGTATGGATATTACCTTTGTAACTTCTGCAACTTCTGATGGAGAAGCATTAGCATTGTTAAGTGAATTCGGATTACCTTTTAAAAATCAAAAGAAATAA
- the rplX gene encoding 50S ribosomal protein L24 — protein sequence MKVKLHIKKDDLVKVLAGDSKGQEGKVLSIDKVKNRAVVEGVNLVSKHTKPDAKNPQGGIIKKEASVHVSNLMLVEPGTGKVTRVGRKLDEKSKKLVRYSKKTGEVIK from the coding sequence ATGAAAGTTAAATTACATATCAAAAAAGACGACTTAGTAAAAGTTCTTGCAGGAGACTCAAAAGGTCAGGAAGGTAAAGTTTTATCAATCGATAAAGTTAAAAACCGTGCCGTTGTTGAAGGAGTTAATTTAGTATCGAAACATACTAAACCGGATGCAAAAAATCCTCAAGGCGGAATTATTAAAAAAGAAGCGTCAGTTCATGTTTCAAACTTAATGCTAGTTGAACCAGGAACAGGTAAAGTGACCCGCGTTGGTCGCAAATTAGATGAAAAATCGAAAAAATTAGTACGTTACTCAAAAAAGACAGGGGAGGTAATTAAATAA
- the rplN gene encoding 50S ribosomal protein L14, which translates to MVQQESRLLVADNSGAKEVLVIRVLGGTKKRYASIGDKVVVTVKHALPSGNIKKGAVSKAVVVRTRKEISRPDGSYIRFDDNAVVLLNATDELRGTRIFGPVARELRDKNFMKIISLAPEVL; encoded by the coding sequence ATGGTACAACAGGAATCAAGATTATTAGTAGCTGATAACAGCGGTGCGAAAGAAGTACTGGTTATCCGTGTACTAGGCGGTACGAAAAAAAGATATGCTTCAATTGGAGATAAAGTGGTAGTAACTGTAAAACACGCTTTACCTTCTGGAAACATTAAAAAAGGAGCTGTTTCAAAAGCGGTAGTAGTTAGAACAAGAAAAGAAATCAGCCGTCCGGATGGTTCTTATATTCGTTTTGATGACAACGCTGTTGTATTGTTAAACGCTACAGACGAGTTAAGAGGAACCCGTATTTTCGGACCAGTAGCTCGTGAACTGAGAGATAAAAATTTTATGAAAATCATCTCTTTAGCACCGGAAGTATTATAA
- the rpsQ gene encoding 30S ribosomal protein S17: protein MERNLRKEKIGTVTSNKMEKSIVVAVERKVKHPKYGKFVNKTTKFVAHDDANTCNIGDTVKIIETRPISKNKCWRLVEVIERAK, encoded by the coding sequence ATGGAAAGAAATTTAAGAAAAGAAAAAATTGGTACAGTTACCAGTAACAAAATGGAAAAATCCATTGTTGTAGCGGTTGAACGTAAAGTAAAACACCCGAAATATGGTAAGTTCGTAAACAAAACGACTAAGTTTGTTGCGCACGATGATGCAAACACTTGCAATATCGGTGATACCGTAAAAATTATTGAAACACGTCCAATCAGCAAAAACAAATGCTGGAGACTGGTTGAAGTAATCGAAAGAGCGAAATAG
- the rpmC gene encoding 50S ribosomal protein L29: MKQEDIKQLSTTDLNDRIKEQKVSLSKLKLNHSVSPIENPASITANRKTVARLQTELRSRQIAEAKK; this comes from the coding sequence ATGAAACAAGAAGATATCAAACAACTTTCAACTACTGATCTTAACGACAGAATCAAAGAACAAAAAGTTTCTTTGTCTAAATTAAAGTTGAATCATTCAGTATCTCCTATTGAAAATCCTGCTAGCATCACTGCTAACAGAAAAACAGTAGCTAGATTACAAACAGAACTTCGCTCAAGACAAATTGCTGAGGCTAAAAAATAA
- the rplP gene encoding 50S ribosomal protein L16: MLQPKRTKFRKMHKMKMKGNAKRGDQLSFGSFGLKATEGCWVTARQLEAARVAVTRFMKREGQIWIRVFPDKPITSKPAEVRMGKGKGAPEYWVAVVKPGRIMFEAEGVPMEVAKEALRLAAQKLPVTTKFIVRRDYAAEAN, from the coding sequence ATGTTACAGCCGAAAAGAACCAAATTTAGAAAGATGCACAAAATGAAGATGAAAGGCAACGCGAAGCGTGGCGATCAACTTTCATTCGGTTCATTTGGATTAAAGGCAACTGAAGGATGCTGGGTTACAGCTCGTCAGTTAGAAGCTGCAAGGGTTGCAGTTACTCGTTTTATGAAACGTGAAGGTCAAATCTGGATTCGTGTATTCCCTGATAAACCAATTACTTCTAAGCCTGCAGAGGTTCGTATGGGTAAAGGTAAAGGTGCTCCTGAATATTGGGTTGCAGTAGTGAAACCGGGGCGTATCATGTTTGAAGCAGAAGGCGTTCCTATGGAAGTTGCAAAAGAAGCATTGCGTTTAGCTGCACAAAAATTACCTGTAACAACAAAGTTTATTGTTAGAAGAGATTACGCTGCAGAAGCAAACTAA
- the rpsC gene encoding 30S ribosomal protein S3 gives MGQKANPVGLRLGIIKGWDSNWYGGKNFADKLVEDHKIRTYLKARLAKASISKIVIERTVKIITVTINTSRPGIIIGKGGAEVDKIKEELKKITKKDIQINIFEIKRPELDARLVADSIARQIEGRISFRRAVKMAVASTMRMGAEGIKVKCSGRLAGAEMARVEGYKEGRTPLHTLRADIDYALGEAHTTYGRIGVKVWICKGEVYGKRDLSPNVGNAAAGAKDGKGGAPKTGNPKFEKRGTGGPRKGGNDRRERK, from the coding sequence ATGGGACAAAAAGCAAATCCGGTAGGCTTACGTTTAGGCATCATTAAAGGATGGGATTCTAACTGGTATGGTGGTAAAAACTTTGCCGACAAATTAGTAGAAGATCACAAAATTAGAACATATTTGAAAGCACGTTTGGCAAAAGCGAGTATTTCAAAAATTGTGATCGAGCGAACAGTGAAAATTATTACTGTTACTATTAACACATCTCGTCCTGGAATTATTATCGGTAAAGGTGGAGCTGAAGTTGATAAAATCAAAGAAGAATTAAAAAAGATTACTAAAAAAGATATTCAAATCAATATTTTTGAAATTAAACGTCCTGAATTAGATGCTCGTTTAGTTGCTGATAGTATTGCTCGTCAAATTGAAGGCCGTATCTCTTTCCGTAGAGCTGTGAAAATGGCAGTTGCTTCTACAATGAGAATGGGTGCAGAAGGAATTAAAGTAAAATGTTCTGGTCGTTTGGCTGGAGCTGAGATGGCACGTGTTGAAGGGTATAAAGAAGGACGTACACCATTACATACATTGCGTGCAGATATCGATTATGCATTGGGTGAAGCACATACAACCTATGGTCGTATCGGAGTTAAAGTTTGGATCTGCAAAGGAGAAGTTTATGGAAAACGTGACCTTTCTCCAAATGTAGGAAACGCTGCTGCCGGTGCTAAAGATGGTAAAGGTGGAGCTCCAAAAACTGGAAATCCAAAGTTTGAAAAACGTGGAACTGGCGGACCTAGAAAAGGTGGAAACGACAGAAGAGAGAGAAAGTAA
- the rplV gene encoding 50S ribosomal protein L22, protein MGVRKQNAADARKEANKSRYFAVLKNCPTSPRKMRLLADLIRGKEVFMALNILKFNPKEASGRLEKLLASAISNYEAKTGQRPEDSNLVVKEIFVDSALQMKRLRTAPQGRANRIRKRSNHVTIVVDSKKVEEKKKVSNKKQEETK, encoded by the coding sequence ATGGGTGTTAGAAAACAAAACGCGGCAGATGCTCGCAAAGAGGCAAACAAAAGCAGATATTTTGCTGTCTTGAAAAATTGCCCTACATCTCCTCGTAAAATGAGATTGTTGGCCGACCTTATCAGAGGTAAAGAAGTATTTATGGCTTTGAATATTTTAAAATTCAATCCAAAAGAAGCTTCCGGAAGATTAGAAAAATTGTTGGCATCAGCAATTTCAAACTACGAAGCGAAAACAGGACAACGTCCTGAAGACAGCAACTTGGTTGTGAAAGAAATTTTTGTTGATAGCGCACTTCAAATGAAGCGTTTAAGAACAGCTCCACAAGGACGTGCAAACAGAATCAGAAAACGTTCAAACCACGTTACGATTGTTGTTGACAGCAAAAAAGTAGAAGAAAAGAAAAAAGTATCAAACAAGAAACAAGAAGAAACTAAATAA
- the rpsS gene encoding 30S ribosomal protein S19 has translation MARSLKKGPFIDWKLEKKLLDLQASGKKTVIKTWSRRSMISPDFVGLTVAVHNGNKFIPVYVTENMVGHKFGEFAPTRTFRGHSGNKDKVAK, from the coding sequence ATGGCACGTTCATTAAAAAAAGGTCCTTTTATCGACTGGAAACTTGAGAAAAAATTATTAGATCTTCAAGCTTCAGGTAAAAAAACAGTAATCAAAACTTGGTCTCGCAGATCAATGATTTCTCCGGATTTCGTTGGATTAACAGTAGCGGTTCACAACGGGAATAAATTTATTCCGGTTTATGTTACAGAGAACATGGTTGGACATAAATTTGGTGAATTTGCACCAACACGTACGTTCAGAGGTCACTCTGGAAACAAAGATAAAGTAGCAAAATAG
- the rplB gene encoding 50S ribosomal protein L2 produces the protein MALKKFRPLTPGQRFKLVSDNDDITHGKPEKSLLVPVKKSGGRDNTGKMTMRYIGGGHKQQYRIIDFKRDKQGIPATVKTIEYDPNRTARIALVVYADGEKRYIVAPSGLQVGQKIVSGKDAAPEVGNALYLSDIPLGTAIHNIELRPGQGAIMARSAGSAAQLSARDGKYAIIKMPSGETRMVLVTCMATIGTVSNADHNLEISGKAGRTRWQGRRPRTRPVAMNPVDHPMGGGEGRASGGHPRSRTGLPSKGYKTRYPKKASNKYIIERRKK, from the coding sequence ATGGCTTTAAAGAAATTTAGACCCCTAACCCCAGGGCAACGTTTTAAATTAGTAAGTGATAACGATGATATCACACACGGCAAACCAGAAAAAAGTTTGTTGGTACCGGTAAAAAAATCCGGAGGTCGCGATAATACAGGTAAAATGACTATGCGCTACATTGGTGGTGGTCACAAACAACAGTATCGTATCATCGATTTCAAAAGAGATAAACAAGGTATTCCTGCAACAGTTAAAACAATCGAGTACGATCCAAATCGTACCGCTCGTATTGCTTTAGTTGTTTATGCTGATGGAGAAAAACGTTATATCGTTGCTCCAAGCGGTTTGCAAGTAGGACAAAAAATTGTATCTGGTAAAGATGCTGCTCCTGAAGTAGGAAACGCACTTTATTTATCTGATATTCCATTAGGAACAGCTATTCACAATATTGAATTGCGTCCGGGACAAGGAGCTATTATGGCTCGTAGTGCTGGTTCTGCTGCTCAATTGAGTGCAAGAGATGGGAAATATGCAATCATTAAAATGCCTTCAGGTGAAACACGTATGGTGTTAGTTACTTGTATGGCTACAATTGGTACAGTATCGAATGCGGATCACAACTTGGAAATCAGCGGTAAAGCTGGTCGTACACGTTGGCAAGGTCGCAGACCGAGAACTCGTCCGGTTGCAATGAACCCTGTGGATCATCCAATGGGTGGTGGTGAAGGTAGAGCTTCAGGTGGTCACCCACGTTCTCGTACTGGATTGCCTTCTAAAGGATATAAAACACGTTATCCGAAAAAGGCTTCTAACAAATACATTATCGAAAGAAGAAAAAAATAA
- the rplW gene encoding 50S ribosomal protein L23, translating to MNVIVKPVITEKMTAQGEKFNRYGFVVAKAANKVEIKSAVEKLYGVTVESVNTQNYVGKVKTRNTTKGIAIGRVNQHKKAVVTLKAGEAIDFYASI from the coding sequence ATGAACGTGATAGTAAAACCGGTTATAACCGAAAAAATGACAGCCCAAGGCGAAAAATTTAATCGCTATGGTTTTGTAGTGGCAAAAGCTGCTAACAAAGTGGAAATAAAATCAGCTGTTGAAAAATTATATGGTGTTACTGTTGAGTCAGTAAACACACAAAATTATGTTGGAAAAGTGAAAACCCGTAACACTACAAAAGGTATTGCTATTGGTAGAGTGAACCAGCATAAAAAAGCAGTTGTAACGCTTAAAGCAGGCGAAGCAATTGATTTTTACGCAAGCATTTAG
- the rplD gene encoding 50S ribosomal protein L4: MEVSILNISGKATSKKVSLNDAIFGIEPNDHAIYLDVKQHLANKRQGTHKSKERNEVSGSTKKLKKQKGTGGARAGSIKSGTIVGGGRIFGPRPRDYSFKLNKKLKRLARLSALTYKAQGSNITVLEDFTFDSPKTQKYADLINNLKLSDKKTLLVLGESNKNIYLSSRNLTNAKVVTASDLNTYDILNASNLLLVESSVKEIENLLSN; this comes from the coding sequence ATGGAAGTATCAATTTTAAATATAAGCGGTAAAGCTACTTCTAAGAAGGTGAGCTTAAACGATGCAATCTTTGGCATCGAGCCGAATGACCATGCCATTTATTTGGATGTGAAACAACACTTAGCAAATAAACGTCAAGGAACTCATAAGTCGAAAGAAAGAAATGAAGTTTCTGGTTCAACTAAAAAATTAAAGAAACAAAAAGGTACAGGTGGAGCACGTGCAGGTAGTATCAAATCTGGTACAATCGTAGGTGGTGGCCGTATTTTTGGTCCACGTCCAAGAGATTACTCTTTTAAATTGAATAAAAAATTAAAGCGTTTGGCTCGTCTATCTGCTTTAACTTATAAAGCTCAAGGAAGTAATATTACAGTTTTGGAAGATTTTACTTTTGATTCTCCAAAAACTCAGAAATATGCTGATCTAATCAATAATTTGAAGCTTTCAGATAAAAAAACACTATTAGTGTTGGGGGAATCAAATAAAAACATATATTTGTCGTCCCGAAATTTGACCAATGCAAAAGTCGTAACTGCTTCGGATTTAAACACTTACGATATTTTGAACGCAAGTAATTTGTTATTGGTAGAGAGTTCAGTGAAGGAAATTGAAAATTTATTAAGCAATTAA